DNA from Mycobacterium bourgelatii:
CGCGTCTCAGGCGTGCCGTCGACCAAAGGTGTTCTGTGACGGCCAAATCAGTCGTAGTCCTCGACTACGGATCGGGTAACTTGCGGTCCGCCCAACGAGCCTTGCAACGCACGGGCGCCTCGGTGGAGGTGACCTCCGACGCGGGGGCCGCGTTGGCCGCGGACGGTTTGGTGGTGCCGGGCGTCGGCGCGTTCGAGGCCTGCATGGTGGGCCTGCGCAAGATCGGCGGTGACCGGATCATCGCCGAGCGGGTTGCGGCCGGACGTCCGGTGTTGGGCGTCTGCGTCGGAATGCAGATCTTGTTCGAGCGTGGGGTCGAATTCGGCGTCGAAACGCAGGGCTGCGGACAGTGGCCGGGC
Protein-coding regions in this window:
- the hisH gene encoding imidazole glycerol phosphate synthase subunit HisH, whose protein sequence is MTAKSVVVLDYGSGNLRSAQRALQRTGASVEVTSDAGAALAADGLVVPGVGAFEACMVGLRKIGGDRIIAERVAAGRPVLGVCVGMQILFERGVEFGVETQGCGQWPGAVTRLDAPVIPHMGWNVVDAPLGSTLFKGLDADTRFYFVHSYAAQQWEGRPEALLTWATHEVQFLAAVEDGPLAATQFHPEKSGDAGAALLNNWVEGL